Proteins encoded in a region of the Vibrio sp. CB1-14 genome:
- a CDS encoding TatD family hydrolase, giving the protein MIDTHAHIYASEFDQDRDEVVQRALDAGIEHILLPNIDLDSIEPMLATEAAYPQVCRSMMGLHPCYVDANVDQTLDTIHSWFDKHNFIAVGEIGIDLYWDKTYRKEQEHAFITQLNWAKEMDLPVVIHTRDSIEETLALLRSEQNGDLCGVFHCFGGTIEEAKAINDLGFHLGLGGVSTFKNSGMDKVIPELDLSKVILETDCPYLAPVPHRGKRNEPAYTELVLKRIADLTELSSKKVAQITTNNAKSLFSL; this is encoded by the coding sequence ATGATAGATACACACGCCCATATTTACGCCTCTGAATTCGACCAAGACCGCGATGAAGTGGTACAGCGCGCACTTGATGCCGGTATTGAGCACATTTTGCTACCCAACATCGATCTCGACTCCATTGAGCCAATGCTGGCTACCGAAGCGGCTTATCCTCAAGTATGCCGCTCGATGATGGGTCTGCATCCATGCTATGTCGATGCTAATGTCGATCAAACGCTCGACACCATCCATTCTTGGTTCGACAAGCATAACTTTATTGCTGTAGGTGAAATTGGTATCGACTTGTACTGGGATAAAACCTACCGCAAGGAGCAGGAGCATGCCTTCATCACTCAGTTGAATTGGGCCAAAGAGATGGATCTGCCTGTAGTGATCCATACACGAGATTCGATTGAAGAAACTTTGGCTCTACTTAGATCAGAGCAAAACGGCGACTTGTGCGGCGTGTTCCACTGCTTCGGCGGCACAATTGAAGAAGCGAAAGCCATTAACGATCTTGGCTTTCACCTTGGCCTAGGTGGTGTCTCTACCTTTAAAAATTCAGGCATGGACAAAGTGATTCCTGAGCTAGATTTGAGCAAAGTGATTCTAGAAACCGACTGCCCTTACCTAGCACCAGTGCCACATCGTGGAAAACGCAATGAGCCTGCGTATACTGAACTGGTGCTAAAACGCATAGCGGATCTCACCGAATTGAGTAGTAAAAAAGTGGCACAGATAACAACAAACAATGCAAAATCACTGTTTTCATTGTAG
- the tatC gene encoding twin-arginine translocase subunit TatC, which translates to MSSVEQTQPLISHLLELRNRLLRAIVAVLVVFLALVYFSGNIYDFVSKPLVERLPEGATMIATDVASPFFTPLKLTLIASVFVAVPYILYQVWAFVAPGLYKHEKKLVMPLMFSSSLLFYCGVAFAYFVVFPLVFGFFTAISLGGVEFATDISSYLDFVLALFLAFGIAFEVPVAIILLCWTGATDVESLKQKRPYIVVGAFIVGMLLTPPDMISQTLLAIPMCLLFEVGLFFARFYTRKTDDSEEAEQE; encoded by the coding sequence ATGTCTTCCGTCGAACAGACACAGCCTTTGATTAGCCATCTGTTAGAGCTTCGTAACCGACTGCTGCGTGCGATTGTCGCTGTGTTGGTGGTGTTCTTAGCCTTGGTCTATTTCTCTGGCAATATTTACGATTTCGTTTCTAAGCCTTTGGTAGAAAGATTACCAGAGGGGGCGACCATGATTGCTACCGACGTAGCGTCGCCATTCTTCACTCCGCTCAAACTTACTTTGATCGCATCGGTGTTTGTGGCCGTGCCTTATATTCTTTATCAGGTATGGGCTTTTGTCGCACCTGGCTTGTACAAGCATGAGAAAAAGCTGGTCATGCCATTGATGTTCTCGAGCTCGCTGCTGTTTTATTGCGGCGTTGCGTTTGCGTATTTTGTGGTATTTCCGCTGGTGTTTGGCTTTTTCACCGCGATATCGCTTGGCGGCGTAGAATTCGCGACCGATATCTCCAGCTATCTGGATTTTGTATTGGCGCTATTTTTGGCATTTGGTATTGCGTTTGAAGTACCTGTGGCCATTATTTTGTTGTGTTGGACAGGGGCGACGGATGTTGAAAGCTTGAAGCAAAAGCGTCCGTATATCGTAGTTGGAGCGTTTATCGTGGGGATGCTCCTCACTCCGCCGGATATGATTTCGCAAACTCTGCTAGCGATTCCTATGTGTTTGCTGTTTGAAGTGGGACTGTTCTTTGCACGCTTCTATACACGTAAGACAGATGACAGCGAAGAGGCTGAGCAAGAGTAA
- the tatB gene encoding Sec-independent protein translocase protein TatB, protein MFDIGFWELVLISVVGLVVLGPERLPTAIRSVSRFISSAKAMANNVKDELSHELKVQELQENLRKAEKMGMEDLSPELKSSVEELKQAAKEVTRPYASDKVTTAEPDSRPQETVQPEPAKPAENESPEKDLNKG, encoded by the coding sequence GTGTTTGATATCGGTTTTTGGGAACTGGTACTCATCTCTGTAGTTGGTTTGGTGGTTCTGGGACCAGAGCGCCTACCAACGGCTATCCGAAGTGTTTCTCGTTTTATCAGCTCAGCAAAAGCGATGGCGAATAACGTCAAAGACGAGCTGTCGCATGAGCTTAAAGTTCAAGAGCTTCAAGAGAACCTGCGAAAAGCTGAGAAAATGGGCATGGAAGACCTCTCACCGGAACTGAAAAGTTCGGTAGAAGAATTGAAGCAGGCGGCAAAAGAAGTCACCCGACCTTACGCAAGTGATAAGGTGACAACTGCAGAACCTGATTCCCGTCCGCAAGAGACGGTGCAACCGGAACCTGCTAAACCTGCCGAGAATGAGTCTCCAGAAAAAGATCTAAACAAGGGCTGA
- the tatA gene encoding Sec-independent protein translocase subunit TatA, which yields MGGISIWQLLIIAVIVILLFGTKKLRGIGGDLGGAVKGFKKAMSEDEQTAKKSDDKDADFEPKNIEQQKTDASTETKKDKEQA from the coding sequence ATGGGCGGTATTAGTATTTGGCAACTTCTTATCATTGCAGTGATTGTGATTCTGCTATTTGGAACCAAGAAACTGCGTGGTATTGGTGGCGACTTAGGTGGTGCTGTAAAAGGCTTTAAGAAAGCCATGAGCGAAGATGAGCAAACGGCAAAGAAATCTGACGACAAAGATGCAGATTTTGAACCAAAGAACATTGAGCAACAGAAAACAGACGCTTCTACTGAAACAAAGAAAGATAAAGAGCAGGCATAA
- the ubiB gene encoding ubiquinone biosynthesis regulatory protein kinase UbiB: MTPSEIKRLYHIIKVQLEYGLDELMPTHQLTKAPLLVRRSLFWMKNKHPEKPLGERLRLALQELGPVWIKFGQMMSTRRDLFPPHIADQLALLQDQVSPFDGELAKSQMELALGGPIENWFDDFDIKPLASASIAQVHTAKLKSTGQEVVLKVIRPDIRPVIDADLKLMYRMARIVSKALPDARRLKPVEVVREYEKTLLDELDLRREAANAIQLRRNFEGSEELYVPEVLPDFSSESLMVSERIYGIQVSDIPTLEANGTNMKLLAERGVSVFFTQVFRDSFFHADMHPGNVFVSYDHPENPLWIGLDCGIVGTLNSDDKRYLAENFLAFFNRDYRKVAELHVDSGWVPRDTNVDEFEFAIRMVCEPIFAKPLCEISFGHVLLNLFNTARRFNMEVQPQLVLLQKTLLYVEGLGRQLYPQLDLWETAKPFLENWMMNQVGPQAVINGIKDRAPFWAEKLPELPELLYDSLKQGKAMNQRMDTLYQGYRETKRQHGTGKFLFGVGATLIVCSAILLEGPYDQLSVASGVAGITFWLFSWRTYRR; this comes from the coding sequence ATGACTCCGAGTGAAATAAAGCGCCTTTATCACATCATCAAGGTACAACTTGAGTATGGCCTTGATGAACTGATGCCAACGCATCAATTAACCAAAGCCCCTCTGCTGGTCAGACGTTCGCTGTTTTGGATGAAGAACAAGCATCCAGAAAAGCCGTTAGGTGAGCGCCTGCGTTTGGCGCTGCAAGAACTCGGTCCGGTGTGGATCAAATTTGGACAGATGATGTCGACGCGTCGCGATCTGTTCCCACCACACATCGCCGACCAACTGGCTCTGCTGCAAGACCAAGTCTCTCCGTTTGATGGTGAGCTAGCTAAGTCGCAAATGGAGTTGGCACTCGGTGGTCCGATTGAAAACTGGTTTGACGATTTTGATATCAAGCCACTGGCGTCTGCGTCTATTGCTCAGGTACATACCGCTAAGCTGAAATCGACCGGCCAAGAGGTCGTACTTAAAGTGATTCGTCCGGATATTCGTCCGGTGATCGATGCCGACCTAAAGCTCATGTATCGCATGGCACGCATCGTGTCGAAGGCGCTGCCCGATGCTCGTAGATTGAAGCCAGTCGAGGTAGTTCGTGAGTATGAAAAGACCTTGCTTGATGAGCTCGATCTGCGCCGAGAAGCAGCCAACGCGATTCAGCTGCGCCGCAATTTCGAAGGCAGCGAAGAGTTGTATGTGCCGGAAGTATTGCCAGATTTTAGCAGCGAAAGCTTGATGGTCTCTGAACGCATCTATGGTATTCAGGTTTCTGATATCCCGACGCTAGAAGCGAATGGCACCAACATGAAGCTACTGGCGGAGCGTGGTGTGAGCGTTTTCTTCACCCAGGTGTTTCGCGATAGCTTCTTCCATGCCGACATGCACCCTGGCAACGTGTTTGTTAGTTATGACCACCCTGAAAACCCACTGTGGATTGGTCTTGACTGCGGTATTGTCGGCACACTCAATAGCGACGACAAGCGCTACCTAGCTGAGAACTTCCTAGCTTTCTTTAATCGAGACTATCGTAAAGTGGCTGAGCTTCATGTGGATTCTGGTTGGGTGCCACGCGATACCAATGTCGACGAGTTCGAGTTTGCGATTCGTATGGTGTGTGAGCCGATTTTTGCTAAGCCACTGTGCGAAATTTCCTTTGGTCATGTACTACTGAACCTCTTCAATACTGCTCGCCGCTTCAATATGGAAGTGCAGCCACAGCTGGTATTGTTGCAGAAGACTCTGCTCTATGTTGAGGGGCTCGGCAGACAGCTTTATCCGCAGCTAGACTTATGGGAGACGGCGAAGCCATTTCTCGAAAACTGGATGATGAATCAAGTTGGACCGCAGGCAGTTATTAACGGTATCAAAGATCGTGCGCCGTTTTGGGCAGAAAAATTGCCGGAACTTCCAGAGTTGCTGTACGATAGCCTGAAACAAGGTAAAGCTATGAATCAGCGCATGGATACCTTGTACCAAGGATACCGTGAAACAAAACGGCAACATGGGACAGGTAAATTTTTGTTTGGCGTTGGTGCAACTTTAATCGTATGCTCCGCCATATTACTTGAAGGACCTTACGATCAGCTGTCAGTTGCATCTGGCGTTGCTGGTATCACATTTTGGTTGTTCAGTTGGCGTACTTACAGGCGTTAA
- a CDS encoding ubiquinone biosynthesis accessory factor UbiJ: MPFDPLVTAVVETTLNTLINDDEALVSRVTRLKGQVIQVHLREFNKSLTFVFSHQLDVLANYEGESDCYLSLNLSVLPELKDQANITKLIKQDKLELEGDIQLAQKFSALLTDCKPDIEEWLSRVTGDVVAHTAVQGVKNLFGFIASQTSKHQDHFGQVLTEEWKIAPPPLAIAAFCDDVDDVRSQAERLNARLDALLAAAGSDNTDSERV, encoded by the coding sequence ATGCCATTTGACCCATTAGTGACCGCGGTGGTGGAAACCACACTGAATACGCTGATCAACGATGACGAAGCGCTGGTCAGTCGTGTCACTCGCCTTAAAGGCCAGGTGATTCAAGTTCACCTGCGTGAATTCAACAAATCACTGACCTTTGTGTTCAGTCATCAACTTGATGTGCTGGCTAATTATGAAGGTGAGTCAGATTGTTATCTGTCACTGAACCTTTCTGTGCTGCCTGAGCTTAAAGATCAGGCCAATATCACCAAGCTTATTAAACAAGATAAACTGGAGCTGGAAGGCGATATTCAGTTAGCGCAAAAATTCTCAGCATTGCTGACCGACTGTAAACCGGATATCGAAGAGTGGTTGTCACGCGTAACCGGTGATGTGGTTGCGCACACTGCAGTACAAGGGGTTAAAAACCTGTTTGGTTTTATCGCTTCACAGACGTCAAAGCATCAAGACCATTTCGGCCAGGTGCTCACCGAAGAGTGGAAAATTGCCCCGCCACCGTTGGCGATTGCAGCCTTTTGCGATGATGTCGACGACGTACGCAGCCAAGCTGAGCGACTCAATGCTCGCCTTGATGCGCTGCTAGCAGCCGCTGGCAGTGACAATACCGACTCGGAGCGTGTATGA
- the ubiE gene encoding bifunctional demethylmenaquinone methyltransferase/2-methoxy-6-polyprenyl-1,4-benzoquinol methylase UbiE: protein MTESTVQSNQLNQQDDTTHFGFETVAKQEKVTRVAEVFHSVAAKYDIMNDLMSGGVHRLWKRFTIDCSGARPGQRILDLGGGTGDLTAKFSRIVGDKGHVVLADINNSMLNVGRDKLRDTGIVGNVHYVQANAEELPFPDNYFDCITISFCLRNVTDKDKALRSMFRVLKPGGRLLVLEFSKPIVEPLSKVYDAYSFHLLPKMGELVANDAESYRYLAESIRMHPDQDTLEGMMQEAGFEHTKYYNLTGGIVALHRGYKF from the coding sequence ATGACGGAAAGTACTGTGCAATCGAATCAGCTAAATCAACAAGACGACACCACGCACTTCGGCTTTGAAACAGTCGCGAAACAAGAAAAAGTGACGCGCGTTGCGGAAGTGTTCCACTCGGTAGCGGCGAAATACGACATCATGAACGACCTAATGTCGGGCGGTGTCCACCGTTTATGGAAACGCTTCACTATTGATTGCAGTGGTGCAAGACCGGGTCAGCGCATTCTTGACCTAGGTGGCGGTACGGGTGATTTGACCGCAAAGTTCTCTCGTATTGTTGGTGACAAGGGCCATGTGGTACTTGCCGACATTAACAACTCAATGCTCAATGTCGGTCGCGATAAACTGCGTGATACTGGTATCGTTGGCAACGTGCATTACGTGCAAGCGAACGCCGAAGAGCTGCCATTCCCAGACAATTACTTCGACTGTATTACTATCAGTTTTTGCCTACGCAACGTAACCGACAAAGACAAAGCTCTGCGTTCGATGTTCCGCGTATTGAAGCCGGGCGGTCGTCTATTGGTGTTGGAGTTCTCTAAACCTATCGTTGAGCCACTGTCAAAAGTGTATGACGCGTACTCATTCCACTTGCTGCCAAAAATGGGCGAGTTGGTGGCGAATGATGCGGAAAGCTATCGCTATCTTGCGGAATCGATCCGCATGCACCCAGACCAAGATACTCTGGAAGGCATGATGCAAGAGGCGGGCTTTGAACACACCAAATACTACAACCTAACCGGTGGCATTGTAGCCCTGCACCGTGGATACAAATTCTAA
- the fliJ gene encoding flagellar export protein FliJ has product MESKIRAVGKMTQVEELRRDQIGAQLESMRHQSEQLSQQLAALSELKARNFQGATKTCSVGLMNLNLADQMLQKMLLHHQQEQAVMEAQCQSVQKQLQQKAARVQGLEQVLERWNKKQNYEKAKREQKLIEDIINARFKRRDL; this is encoded by the coding sequence ATGGAAAGTAAAATTCGCGCCGTCGGTAAAATGACCCAAGTGGAAGAGCTAAGACGTGATCAAATTGGGGCTCAGCTAGAGTCGATGCGCCATCAAAGTGAGCAGCTAAGCCAACAGCTCGCAGCATTATCCGAGCTAAAAGCACGCAACTTCCAAGGGGCGACCAAAACCTGCAGTGTGGGGCTGATGAACCTCAACCTGGCCGATCAAATGCTGCAAAAAATGCTGCTTCATCATCAGCAAGAGCAGGCCGTGATGGAAGCTCAGTGTCAGTCAGTTCAAAAACAACTGCAGCAAAAAGCAGCACGAGTGCAAGGCTTAGAGCAGGTGCTAGAGCGCTGGAACAAAAAACAGAATTACGAAAAAGCTAAGCGTGAGCAAAAGCTTATCGAAGATATTATCAACGCCCGTTTCAAGCGTCGCGACCTGTAA
- the fliI gene encoding flagellar protein export ATPase FliI, which produces MSNVSPLLNDRLHDAIASLSTIPVARVTGRLVKVNGLMLQAVGCRFKLEQRCLVETDEGDMIEAQVVGFDHNIAYLMPVRRLGGLFAGAKVVPLDGDSSVNLGNHWLGRVVNGLGEALDDGVKLKGGERVSLEPNPINPLKRRPVDTPLDVGVRAINGLLTVGKGQRIGLMAGSGVGKSVLMGMITQNTEADVIVVGLIGERGREVREFIERNLTEEMRRKAIIIAAPADESPLMRLRATLLCHRVAEYFRDKGNDVLLLMDSLTRYAMAQREIALALGEPPASRGYPPSVFSVLPQLLERSGNSEHPDGSLTAIYTVLAEGDDQQDPVVDSARAILDGHVVLSRQLAEQGHYPAIDINASISRCMSGCTPQAHSTIANQFRQLYSSYLQVKELLPLGGYQPGQDPELDRAVAMHPQLKGYLLQDANEAVNLTSSLTELATLFQAQPSA; this is translated from the coding sequence ATGTCTAACGTCTCGCCGCTTCTGAACGACCGCTTGCACGATGCGATTGCCTCGCTGAGCACGATTCCCGTAGCGCGAGTGACCGGGCGTTTGGTAAAAGTGAATGGCCTGATGCTACAAGCGGTCGGCTGTCGATTTAAGCTCGAGCAGCGCTGCTTGGTAGAAACTGACGAAGGCGATATGATTGAAGCCCAAGTAGTGGGTTTTGACCACAATATTGCTTATCTTATGCCTGTGCGCAGACTGGGCGGGCTGTTTGCTGGTGCCAAAGTGGTGCCGCTCGATGGTGATAGCTCTGTCAATCTGGGCAATCACTGGTTAGGCCGAGTGGTGAATGGATTGGGTGAAGCGCTTGATGATGGCGTGAAACTCAAAGGCGGCGAGCGAGTGTCGTTAGAGCCGAATCCGATCAACCCACTTAAAAGACGTCCGGTGGATACGCCGCTCGATGTCGGCGTGCGCGCCATTAATGGTTTGCTAACAGTGGGTAAAGGTCAGCGCATCGGTTTGATGGCGGGCAGTGGCGTCGGTAAAAGTGTCCTGATGGGGATGATCACCCAAAACACCGAAGCGGACGTGATTGTGGTTGGACTTATTGGTGAGCGTGGCCGTGAGGTGCGCGAATTTATTGAGCGCAATCTCACCGAAGAGATGCGCCGCAAAGCAATCATCATTGCAGCCCCTGCCGATGAATCGCCGCTAATGCGGTTACGTGCGACCCTTCTTTGCCATCGTGTGGCCGAGTATTTTCGAGACAAAGGCAACGACGTGTTGCTGTTGATGGATTCACTAACCCGCTATGCCATGGCGCAGCGTGAAATCGCCTTAGCATTGGGCGAGCCGCCAGCTTCTCGAGGGTATCCGCCCTCGGTATTCAGTGTCTTGCCACAATTGTTGGAGCGTTCCGGTAACAGTGAGCACCCTGATGGCAGTTTAACCGCTATCTATACTGTGTTGGCAGAGGGTGACGACCAGCAAGATCCTGTGGTCGATTCGGCGCGAGCTATCCTTGATGGCCATGTGGTGCTTTCTCGTCAACTGGCGGAGCAAGGCCACTATCCAGCGATTGATATTAACGCCTCGATAAGCCGCTGTATGTCGGGGTGTACCCCGCAGGCGCATTCGACTATTGCCAATCAATTCAGGCAGCTTTACTCGAGCTACTTGCAGGTCAAAGAGCTTCTGCCCCTTGGCGGTTATCAGCCAGGGCAAGACCCCGAACTTGACCGTGCGGTGGCGATGCATCCTCAGCTCAAAGGCTATTTACTACAAGACGCTAACGAAGCGGTGAACCTTACCAGTAGTTTGACTGAGCTCGCGACGCTGTTTCAGGCTCAGCCGAGTGCTTGA
- the fliH gene encoding flagellar assembly protein FliH → MTRSKVFTLPATGYRQHRFPPVAQPSASEELAADLNWDDAPTQMDIQQRLEEGFQQGLERGHREGFNQGVEQGKQQGMTEGQKEGFQQGFVSGEQAGKQTYLDAVKPVNDIYVALSRWQEEKEQQQRHVICELVQKVAQQVIRAELTLMPQQILALVDETLEAMPGKSEKVTVFLNPQDLERITDINPELAAGWKLVAKAELPVGGCHLVTDEAEADASCDSRLETCMDAVKEHLLDEVIANDAEERDV, encoded by the coding sequence ATGACGCGCAGCAAAGTATTCACATTGCCAGCAACAGGCTATCGTCAGCACCGCTTTCCGCCTGTTGCCCAGCCTTCTGCCAGTGAAGAACTGGCAGCGGATCTCAACTGGGATGACGCACCGACGCAAATGGATATTCAGCAGCGTCTGGAAGAAGGTTTTCAGCAAGGCCTTGAACGCGGTCATCGCGAAGGGTTTAACCAAGGCGTTGAGCAAGGCAAGCAGCAAGGGATGACCGAAGGCCAAAAAGAAGGCTTTCAGCAAGGCTTTGTCTCAGGTGAGCAAGCCGGTAAGCAGACCTACTTGGACGCCGTCAAACCGGTCAACGATATTTACGTGGCGCTCTCGCGCTGGCAGGAAGAGAAAGAGCAGCAGCAACGGCATGTGATTTGTGAGTTGGTGCAAAAGGTAGCCCAGCAAGTGATTCGTGCTGAACTGACTCTGATGCCACAACAAATTCTTGCCCTAGTCGATGAAACGCTTGAAGCGATGCCGGGTAAATCGGAAAAGGTCACTGTGTTCCTAAACCCTCAAGACCTAGAGCGTATTACCGATATCAATCCAGAACTTGCCGCGGGTTGGAAGCTGGTTGCGAAAGCTGAGCTTCCTGTCGGTGGCTGTCATCTGGTCACCGATGAGGCAGAAGCCGATGCTAGCTGCGACTCGCGCTTAGAGACCTGCATGGATGCCGTAAAAGAGCATCTACTAGATGAAGTGATTGCCAATGACGCTGAGGAACGCGATGTCTAA
- a CDS encoding flagellar motor switch protein FliG, with protein MKTAQSTPATLSHVERTALVLLGMGEDAAAQVLRHFSRDETQRVTKAMAKLSGIKSDSAKNVIQHFFDDFRQHSGIRGASKEYLSNTLRKALGNDLAKGLLNNLYGDEIRNNMQRLQWVEAEVLARFVASEHPQMQAIFLAYLPPETSSQVLNHLPSDYHDELLYRIATLQDIDHQVVGDLNELIERCIEQVSVSQSAPMSGVKQVADIINRFSGDRAMLMEMLKLHDEKVVSEIEENMFDFMVLGRQREDTMDALVQQVPVELWSVALKGAEITLQQAIKASMPQRMVKALEDDMQLRGAVPLSTVERARNEIMQIIKEMSEAGEIELTLYQEQTVE; from the coding sequence ATGAAAACAGCACAGTCAACGCCAGCAACGCTTAGTCACGTCGAACGCACGGCATTGGTGCTGCTCGGCATGGGAGAAGATGCCGCCGCACAGGTATTGCGTCACTTCTCTCGTGATGAAACTCAGCGCGTCACTAAAGCCATGGCAAAGCTCAGTGGCATCAAGAGTGACAGTGCGAAAAATGTTATTCAGCACTTCTTTGACGACTTTAGGCAACACAGTGGCATTCGCGGCGCATCAAAAGAGTATCTGTCGAATACGCTGCGCAAAGCTCTGGGTAACGATTTGGCTAAAGGCCTTCTGAATAACCTATACGGCGATGAAATTCGCAACAACATGCAGAGGCTGCAATGGGTTGAAGCTGAAGTACTGGCGCGCTTTGTTGCCAGCGAACACCCACAAATGCAGGCGATTTTCTTAGCTTACTTGCCACCAGAAACCTCATCGCAAGTACTGAACCATTTGCCATCGGACTACCATGATGAGCTGCTGTATCGCATTGCCACATTGCAAGATATTGACCACCAAGTGGTGGGCGATCTGAATGAGCTGATTGAGCGCTGCATCGAGCAAGTCTCGGTGAGTCAAAGTGCGCCTATGTCTGGCGTGAAGCAGGTGGCCGATATCATTAACCGCTTCTCTGGCGACCGCGCGATGTTGATGGAAATGCTCAAGCTGCATGATGAGAAAGTGGTGAGCGAAATTGAAGAGAACATGTTCGACTTTATGGTGCTTGGCAGACAGCGTGAAGACACCATGGATGCCTTGGTACAACAGGTGCCTGTTGAGCTATGGTCTGTCGCACTGAAAGGCGCGGAAATTACCTTGCAGCAAGCGATCAAAGCCTCGATGCCGCAGCGTATGGTCAAAGCGCTAGAAGATGACATGCAACTGCGCGGCGCCGTACCGCTGAGCACGGTGGAGCGTGCCCGCAATGAGATCATGCAAATCATCAAAGAGATGTCGGAAGCTGGTGAGATTGAACTCACTCTGTATCAAGAGCAGACGGTGGAGTAA